In Actinomycetota bacterium, a genomic segment contains:
- a CDS encoding ABC transporter ATP-binding protein, with translation MTTLLRVEGLTRLFGGLVAVNKVDFEVPEGKIMAIIGPNGAGKSTLFNLIGGTIPPSSGRIVFTEKETANGEDVFTERDITGWKPYRVAREGIARTFQTTALFEELPVYVNLVIGRRMRTRSGLWDVILHTPRQKREKNETTAKVLEVLEFTGLGQYANAPAGSIPQEAQKRLAIGIALMGDPRLLLLDEPTGGVGMEETDNIIALIDRIRAKGITVCVIEHKMRMIMTLADSIVALNFGVKIAEGDPQRVCDDPSVIEAYLGECIA, from the coding sequence ATGACGACGCTGCTGCGCGTAGAGGGACTGACCAGGTTGTTCGGCGGCCTCGTGGCCGTGAACAAGGTGGACTTCGAGGTGCCCGAGGGCAAGATCATGGCCATCATCGGCCCCAACGGCGCGGGCAAGAGCACCCTCTTCAACCTCATCGGCGGCACCATCCCGCCCTCCTCGGGAAGGATAGTGTTCACGGAGAAGGAAACGGCGAACGGCGAGGACGTGTTCACGGAGAGAGATATAACCGGCTGGAAGCCGTACCGGGTCGCGCGCGAGGGCATCGCCCGCACCTTCCAGACCACGGCGCTCTTCGAGGAGTTGCCCGTCTACGTCAACCTGGTCATCGGGCGGCGCATGCGCACCCGCTCCGGCCTCTGGGACGTCATCCTGCATACTCCCCGGCAGAAGCGGGAGAAGAACGAGACCACCGCCAAGGTGCTGGAGGTACTGGAGTTCACAGGGCTGGGGCAGTACGCCAACGCGCCGGCCGGCTCCATTCCCCAGGAGGCCCAGAAGCGGCTGGCCATTGGCATCGCCCTCATGGGCGACCCCAGGCTGTTGCTGCTGGACGAGCCCACGGGCGGGGTGGGGATGGAGGAGACGGATAATATCATAGCGCTTATCGACCGCATCCGCGCCAAGGGGATAACCGTCTGCGTCATCGAACACAAGATGCGCATGATCATGACCCTGGCGGACAGTATCGTGGCGTTGAACTTCGGGGTGAAGATAGCCGAGGGCGACCCGCAGCGGGTGTGCGACGACCCCTCGGTGATCGAGGCTTACCTGGGTGAGTGCATTGCTTGA